Genomic segment of Gemmatimonadota bacterium:
CCTCCTTGAATGGTTGCCAGATCCGCAGTCGCCACCTGAGCACTCGGTGTACCTCGATCTTTGGCACGGCGCCTGTCGTGAAGCCAGACTGGGTACCACCGCCGATACCGAACGCTCGGCGTTTGTGCTGCGCGGTGACGCGGTCACGTGGGATGCGCTGCTCGATGGACGGACCTCTCCGATTACAGCGTTGCTTCGCGGCAAGCTCAAACTCTCCAAAGGAAGTTTGGCTGCGTTGCTCCCGCACGTCGCGGCGGCGAACGCGCTGGTGGAGGCCGCACGACAGGTGCAGAACTCGGTTGCGGCAGTCAGCCTCGCGCCCGTGTCGGTGCCCGAGCCAGTGGCTCGCAGCGTCGTCGCGGCTCCTGCCGCCGGGGAATCCGTGCGGCGTTTTCAGAGTATTAGCGCCACCGCCCTGCGCTACGACACGCCACCGATGCGGCTGTGGGACAAAGCCAAGCGACTCGGCATCTGGAATCCGGCCGATATTGATTTTTCGCAGGATCGAAAAGATTGGGCGGCGCTCGCCGACGATGAACGCGATTTTCTCTTGCGACTCACGGCGATGTTTGAAGCCGGCGAAGAGTCAGTGACCGCCGACATTCTCCCGCTCATGATGGCGATCAGCGACGAAGGACGGCTCGAAGAAGAACTGTACCTCACATCGTTCCTCTGGGAAGAGGCGAAGCACGTTGAGGTGTTTCGGCGCTTCTTTGACGATGTCGCCGGTGTGCGCGAAGACCTGACCCGGTACCACACGCCGTCGTATCGCCGAATCTTCTACGACGAACTGCCACACGCCATGGGGCGGCTCCGAACGGATCGTTCGCCAATAGCACAGGCCCGCGCGTCGGTGACGTACAACATGATCGTCGAGGGCGTGCTCGCGGAGACGGGATATTACGTCTACCACCAAGTACTGCAGACACGCGGCATTATGCCCGGGATGCAGAAAGTGTCCGCGTTACTCAAGGGCGATGAATCGCGGCATCTGGCGTACGGCGTTTTTCTGTTGTCACGGTTGGTTGCCGAGCACGGCGAACCATTATGGCAGGCCATTCTCGCTCGCATGAATGAGCTGGTGGACCCTGCCGTGCAGATCGTGCACGAAGCCTTTGCGTGCTACGATCCCGCGCGTGTGCCCTTTGGACAGAGCCCAGGCCCGTACGTGGAGTACGCGATGGGGCAGTTCGAGAAACGCATGGCGCGCATTGAACGGGCGCGCACGCAAACGCTCGCGGATGTGTACGGCAGCCAGGAATACGAAACGAACTGACGCCGGTGGGGCAGCCTCTAGCGACGCCCCACGCAGGTGCGCAGCAGACGTTCGTCCACATCGCGCGGGGTCTTGATGGCGTCGTAGAATTCGTCGAAGTATGCCAGTGACTTCTTCACGTTGGCCGGCGTGATCAGCTTGCCAACCTCATCGGCATACAACGCATAGATCGCGTCTTTTTTGGCACGGAAGAGCGCGAGCGCCGCTGGCAGACTGGCCGCGTGCGCGCAGTAGCCGCGGTACAGGCGATCGGTCACCCGCCGAATGGGAAGTGACGGATCGACGGTCGCGTACGGCGCGTTCACCGCGCCGGAGAAATCAAAATCATACGCGATCGGAATGACCGGACTCCCGTCTGGCTTGGCGACGAGCTCGGTGTTATGCAGTCCATTGAACGAAAAATCAGTGTTGGCAATCAGGTACTCAAATACGTACGCCACCGCGGCCGCATCAGCGTCGAGGTCGTCTGCCTGCGCGCCTTTTAGCTTCGTGATCTTCCCGCCGAGTCGTACCGCCATCTCGGCGGGATCCTCGAACACAAATCCGTAGCGCGTTTCTTTGGCCTTTCCGGTGGCGCTGTCCGTCCACGTGACGCGGAGCGCGCGGGCGCGGTGACTCGACGGCGTGAGCAGCTGATAAATCCGATAGAGCTGCAGCTCCTTGAGGACGTCCTGTTCG
This window contains:
- a CDS encoding R2-like ligand-binding oxidase, with protein sequence MRRFQSISATALRYDTPPMRLWDKAKRLGIWNPADIDFSQDRKDWAALADDERDFLLRLTAMFEAGEESVTADILPLMMAISDEGRLEEELYLTSFLWEEAKHVEVFRRFFDDVAGVREDLTRYHTPSYRRIFYDELPHAMGRLRTDRSPIAQARASVTYNMIVEGVLAETGYYVYHQVLQTRGIMPGMQKVSALLKGDESRHLAYGVFLLSRLVAEHGEPLWQAILARMNELVDPAVQIVHEAFACYDPARVPFGQSPGPYVEYAMGQFEKRMARIERARTQTLADVYGSQEYETN